One window of Pseudomonas sp. ML2-2023-3 genomic DNA carries:
- a CDS encoding type II and III secretion system protein family protein: MSQRRAPFYKRAAWTLILSSLPLEMALAAADNCAAFNALPSVLEVPQGAQKAMSFPVNISRIAVGDPTVADVRTNGQNAFLLTGVASGTTSLMVWSACSKEPHQTMLFVKGKATSGLAGASLSPTEDPTLPIQVQTDIRFVEVSRTKLQEASTSIFGMGSNFLFGSPNSFLSTAEGVITGGPVANSKYFNIGFGGGKVKAMINALEGSGFAYTLARPSLVAMSGQSATFLAGGEVPIPVPSSGSDNVSIEYKEFGIRLTLTPTVVGRDRIMLKVAPEVSDLDYTNAVNIAGTLVPGLTVRRTDTSISLADGESFVISGLISSRNSSQVNKFPGLGDIPILGAFFRDSNISREEKELLMIVTPHLVQPLAANAPLPSMPGEKLRNYDPNWYRLYFLENGKFNSRSGLSQ, encoded by the coding sequence ATGAGCCAACGTCGCGCTCCGTTTTATAAACGTGCTGCCTGGACATTGATCCTGAGCAGTTTGCCTCTGGAAATGGCCCTGGCCGCTGCTGACAATTGCGCCGCATTCAACGCATTGCCATCGGTACTGGAAGTGCCCCAGGGGGCCCAGAAGGCCATGAGCTTCCCGGTCAACATTTCTCGCATCGCTGTGGGTGATCCCACGGTTGCCGATGTTCGCACCAATGGCCAAAACGCCTTTTTGCTGACCGGCGTTGCGTCGGGCACTACCAGTCTGATGGTCTGGAGCGCCTGTTCGAAAGAGCCACACCAGACCATGCTGTTCGTCAAGGGCAAGGCCACTTCGGGTTTGGCCGGTGCGTCGTTGTCGCCGACCGAAGACCCGACGTTGCCCATTCAGGTGCAAACGGACATTCGGTTTGTAGAAGTCAGCCGTACCAAACTGCAAGAGGCCAGTACCTCGATCTTCGGCATGGGCAGCAACTTTCTGTTTGGCTCGCCGAACTCATTCCTCAGTACGGCTGAAGGGGTGATCACGGGCGGTCCGGTTGCCAACAGCAAGTATTTCAACATCGGTTTTGGCGGCGGCAAGGTCAAAGCGATGATCAATGCCCTGGAAGGCAGCGGTTTTGCCTACACCCTTGCACGACCAAGCCTGGTGGCCATGAGCGGGCAGAGTGCAACCTTCCTCGCGGGTGGTGAAGTGCCGATCCCGGTACCCAGCAGCGGCAGCGACAACGTATCGATCGAGTACAAGGAGTTCGGTATCCGTCTGACCCTGACCCCTACCGTGGTTGGACGTGATCGCATCATGCTGAAAGTGGCACCTGAGGTGAGTGATCTGGATTACACCAATGCGGTGAATATCGCCGGGACTTTGGTACCGGGCCTGACGGTTCGACGCACCGACACCAGTATTTCCCTGGCCGATGGCGAAAGCTTTGTGATCAGTGGCTTGATCAGTTCGCGCAACAGCTCACAGGTCAACAAGTTTCCTGGCTTGGGGGATATCCCGATTCTTGGCGCGTTCTTCCGCGACTCCAATATCAGCCGCGAAGAGAAAGAGTTGCTGATGATCGTGACCCCGCATCTGGTTCAGCCATTGGCTGCCAATGCGCCATTGCCATCGATGCCCGGGGAGAAACTGCGTAACTACGACCCTAACTGGTATCGCCTGTACTTCCTGGAAAACGGCAAATTCAACAGCCGTAGCGGGTTATCCCAATGA
- the cpaB gene encoding Flp pilus assembly protein CpaB, whose translation MNNRRSLILAAILFVGAIAAGYWGLVLSRQQPVAEVPVTQVVEQGVTAVDDKTRQSVVVLARDVPPNVALTADDVTLEKLRTAPAGSLTAIDQAVGRTPWRSLSAGTWLNEQSFEMGGPLARMIRPDERALAVMIDEVSAAGGQLTPGDYVDILLFLRQDAGNPQQSAQVVLPAVRVLSVGAELGLTRDGQLASQPKNAEEALRLEQSRINARSAVLAIPELLLNQLMLATQAGTLRLAVRSADEQRLSKYWAGEQQSETNLENAKRSLYQFNQLAMASPARAPVSSPSGAPRVRGIEVIRGNQTAQQSAQ comes from the coding sequence ATGAACAATCGACGCAGTTTAATACTGGCCGCCATACTGTTTGTAGGGGCAATTGCCGCCGGTTACTGGGGGCTGGTATTAAGTCGACAGCAGCCAGTTGCCGAAGTTCCGGTGACCCAGGTTGTGGAGCAAGGTGTAACGGCAGTTGATGACAAAACCCGTCAATCGGTAGTGGTGCTGGCCCGTGATGTACCTCCGAATGTGGCCTTGACGGCTGACGATGTGACCCTGGAAAAGCTCCGTACCGCGCCTGCAGGCAGCCTCACTGCAATCGATCAGGCGGTAGGTCGTACCCCCTGGCGCAGCCTGAGTGCGGGCACTTGGCTCAATGAACAAAGCTTTGAAATGGGTGGACCACTGGCACGCATGATCCGCCCTGATGAGCGGGCACTGGCAGTGATGATTGACGAAGTTTCTGCCGCTGGAGGGCAGTTAACCCCGGGTGACTACGTCGATATTCTGCTATTTCTGCGCCAGGACGCCGGGAATCCACAGCAGTCGGCTCAAGTGGTGTTGCCTGCCGTGCGTGTGCTGAGTGTCGGTGCCGAGCTGGGTTTGACCCGCGATGGCCAGTTGGCCAGCCAGCCGAAAAATGCCGAAGAAGCACTCAGGCTGGAGCAGAGCCGGATCAATGCGCGCTCCGCAGTGCTGGCGATTCCCGAGCTTCTGCTCAATCAACTGATGCTCGCAACCCAGGCCGGTACGCTGCGTCTGGCTGTGCGCAGTGCCGATGAACAACGGTTGAGTAAATATTGGGCGGGTGAGCAGCAATCTGAGACTAACCTTGAGAATGCCAAACGCAGTCTTTATCAATTCAACCAGTTAGCCATGGCCAGTCCAGCCAGGGCGCCCGTCAGCAGTCCCTCTGGCGCTCCTCGAGTGCGCGGTATTGAAGTTATTCGCGGCAATCAAACGGCTCAGCAGTCGGCCCAATAA
- a CDS encoding Flp family type IVb pilin translates to MMLDTVLKVYVPAQVLLARQAKLFAKRTEGASGIEYAIIAAMVAVVIAGLSPGVGTAIKNLFAEIVSALPKTKE, encoded by the coding sequence ATGATGTTAGATACTGTTCTGAAAGTGTACGTACCTGCACAGGTGCTTCTGGCGCGCCAAGCCAAATTATTTGCAAAAAGAACAGAGGGTGCTTCGGGTATTGAATACGCGATTATTGCGGCGATGGTAGCGGTAGTTATTGCGGGTCTTTCACCCGGTGTAGGAACAGCAATAAAGAATTTGTTTGCTGAAATTGTTAGCGCTTTACCTAAGACCAAAGAGTAA
- a CDS encoding response regulator — protein MPLSPSRQQLLLVDDEEDALLELAELLEGEGFCCFTATSVTLALSQLTQHPDIALVITDLRMPEESGIALIRRLREHTSRQHLPVIVISGHADMSDVSDLLRLQVLDLFRKPIYHVRLLDTLDNLFPKPAQLQLART, from the coding sequence ATGCCCCTCTCCCCATCACGGCAACAACTGCTTCTGGTGGATGACGAAGAGGACGCACTGCTGGAGTTGGCCGAGCTGTTGGAGGGCGAGGGCTTTTGTTGCTTTACGGCAACATCAGTCACACTCGCCCTTTCGCAGTTGACCCAGCATCCGGATATTGCGCTGGTCATCACTGACCTGCGCATGCCGGAGGAAAGCGGAATTGCGCTGATCAGGCGCCTGCGTGAGCACACATCGCGCCAGCATTTACCGGTGATTGTCATCTCGGGGCACGCCGATATGAGCGATGTCAGCGACTTGCTGCGGTTGCAGGTACTGGACCTGTTTCGCAAACCCATCTACCACGTGCGCCTGCTCGACACCCTCGACAATCTCTTTCCAAAACCCGCACAGCTACAACTGGCCAGAACATAA
- a CDS encoding POTRA domain-containing protein has product MRNCVPFLLLALAPYAGAESLPRFLNSNDSMQTLPTPNLPVDAYRPPAPALELPKPAAGEAQPLVMGTRLTIRKLQIEGGTIYPLPELGAVFKPLLGHEITLGELIEATRGITKRYQDDGYLLSYAFLPQQDFDQGLVRVVLVEGYVSNYEIDGDIGRVKGYIDELVDKLKGERPLTRKTFDRYSTLMSRIPGVTLQAQVPPPGTTDGASTLRVSASRKPFTTSMSLVEGSRNSTQALFGASSNSQTAMAEQLTLSGLFPPGRDKEHYYRLDYSQYLNAEGTQLSLYGSSYRSDPSTSIATDDGFELKPHRENDRFSIGVSHPLIAAPDQWLSAGARLYGVNDNTDYEVAGFGQTISEKTNVRALAFEGDWRKSDARQLRIVSAGMYQGIDAMGAKSETTLTGSRYDLDFFRLRLSGVQSDGYFDNWQGVVSGALYWSDDTLPDSERAVFGGQNFGRGYPDDQASGDKGWGVAYELNYSFNRDGDWVKLLQPYAIVDRAKAWYNELPLKGSDMSSAALGLRFGDKRYYNIAMEVAKPMSDIALDSFNRRPRYTLSFSYQL; this is encoded by the coding sequence ATGCGTAATTGCGTTCCCTTTTTGTTATTGGCCCTGGCCCCGTATGCGGGGGCCGAGTCCCTTCCGCGCTTTCTCAATAGCAACGACAGCATGCAAACCTTGCCCACACCCAACTTGCCGGTGGATGCCTATCGCCCGCCGGCGCCTGCGCTGGAATTGCCCAAGCCGGCAGCCGGGGAGGCTCAGCCACTGGTCATGGGCACGCGCCTGACCATTCGCAAGTTGCAGATCGAAGGTGGCACGATTTACCCGCTGCCCGAGTTGGGTGCGGTGTTCAAGCCGCTGCTGGGCCATGAAATCACCCTGGGTGAATTAATCGAGGCCACGCGCGGCATCACCAAGCGTTACCAGGACGATGGCTATTTATTGTCGTATGCGTTTTTGCCTCAACAGGACTTCGATCAAGGCCTGGTGCGTGTTGTGCTGGTCGAAGGCTATGTCAGCAATTACGAGATCGACGGGGATATAGGGCGGGTCAAGGGGTATATCGATGAGCTGGTAGACAAGCTCAAGGGCGAGCGCCCGCTGACCCGTAAAACATTTGATCGCTACAGCACCCTGATGAGCCGGATTCCTGGTGTGACCTTGCAGGCGCAAGTGCCGCCACCGGGTACCACCGACGGTGCTTCGACACTGCGCGTCAGTGCCAGTCGCAAACCGTTCACCACCAGCATGAGCCTTGTCGAGGGCAGCCGTAACAGTACCCAGGCACTGTTCGGGGCCAGCAGTAACTCGCAAACGGCCATGGCGGAGCAGTTGACCCTGAGCGGGTTGTTTCCGCCGGGTCGCGACAAGGAGCACTACTACCGTCTCGATTACAGCCAGTACCTGAATGCCGAAGGCACGCAACTGAGCCTGTATGGCTCCAGTTATCGCAGTGATCCGAGCACGAGCATTGCTACCGATGATGGTTTTGAACTCAAGCCTCACCGCGAGAATGACCGCTTCTCGATTGGCGTCAGCCACCCGCTGATTGCTGCACCGGATCAATGGCTCAGCGCTGGTGCCCGGTTGTATGGCGTCAACGACAATACCGACTATGAGGTGGCAGGCTTCGGCCAGACCATCAGCGAAAAAACCAACGTGCGCGCACTGGCGTTTGAAGGTGACTGGCGCAAGTCCGATGCCAGGCAGTTGCGTATTGTCAGTGCCGGTATGTATCAGGGCATAGACGCGATGGGTGCCAAGAGCGAAACCACCCTGACTGGCAGCCGTTATGACCTGGACTTCTTCCGCTTGCGTTTGTCGGGCGTGCAGAGTGACGGCTATTTCGATAACTGGCAGGGCGTGGTGTCGGGGGCGTTGTACTGGAGTGATGACACGTTGCCTGACAGCGAGCGGGCAGTGTTTGGCGGGCAGAACTTCGGTCGTGGTTATCCGGATGACCAGGCGTCGGGGGACAAGGGCTGGGGCGTGGCCTATGAGCTCAACTACAGCTTTAACCGCGACGGTGACTGGGTCAAGTTGCTGCAGCCTTATGCGATCGTGGACAGGGCCAAGGCCTGGTACAACGAACTGCCATTAAAAGGCTCGGACATGTCCTCCGCAGCACTGGGGTTGCGTTTTGGTGACAAGCGTTACTACAACATTGCCATGGAAGTTGCCAAGCCCATGTCTGATATCGCGCTGGACAGTTTTAATCGCAGGCCGCGCTATACACTAAGTTTTAGTTATCAGTTGTAA
- a CDS encoding collagen-like triple helix repeat-containing protein — translation MNTQLWFKTSTALLLVMTVSLAGCSSGGGGSKSYVTTTNTGSGSGANGGTGGTGGTGGTGGTGGTGGTGGTGGTGGTDGGGTGGSVTTPLVTGQVVGQVGTALGGVGTTVSGLGTALTPVPVVGTLGGGLVVKTGDAVSSVTTGLTNGLGTLGTDKNSLGITVAGATNAVSELGKGVSSVGTGLSTVLDNTPISQIPLAGGLVGKVTDTTGGLVNKVGTTVTMLGDTLTTNVNSGQLGKVTGGVNDKVLVPVISLAENVTGKVGTTTGLGAPVDGLLTKVGGTVSGLGTKVSTTGDKNPVTSLVGGVLVGVGGAVDKAGGLLNPAANTGTGSGLGGGLGGLLGVGASTGNGSGAGAGIGGGLGGLLGAGASTGGGTSAGLGLGGLLGVGASTGGSTGAGAGLSGALGGLLGAGTGTGSNTGANTGLGGALGGVLGGLGNLGKKN, via the coding sequence ATGAACACTCAACTGTGGTTTAAAACCAGTACAGCATTATTGTTGGTCATGACTGTCAGCCTGGCGGGCTGCAGCAGTGGCGGTGGCGGCTCCAAAAGCTATGTGACCACAACCAATACCGGTTCGGGCAGCGGTGCAAACGGCGGCACGGGTGGTACAGGTGGTACAGGTGGCACAGGCGGTACCGGCGGCACGGGTGGTACAGGCGGTACCGGTGGCACTGGCGGTACAGATGGTGGCGGGACTGGCGGCAGTGTGACTACGCCTCTGGTTACAGGCCAGGTGGTAGGTCAAGTCGGTACCGCCCTGGGTGGCGTAGGCACCACTGTCAGTGGTCTGGGCACTGCCCTGACCCCGGTGCCGGTAGTCGGCACCCTGGGTGGCGGCCTGGTGGTCAAAACCGGCGATGCCGTGAGCTCCGTCACCACTGGCCTGACGAATGGCCTGGGTACGTTGGGCACAGACAAGAATTCCCTGGGCATCACCGTAGCGGGTGCGACCAATGCGGTCAGCGAGCTGGGTAAAGGCGTTTCGTCCGTTGGTACTGGCTTGAGCACAGTGCTCGATAACACGCCAATCAGCCAGATCCCGCTGGCCGGTGGCCTGGTGGGCAAAGTGACTGACACCACAGGTGGGCTAGTCAACAAAGTCGGTACAACCGTGACCATGCTCGGTGACACATTGACCACCAATGTGAACAGTGGCCAATTGGGCAAGGTGACCGGGGGCGTGAATGACAAGGTCCTGGTACCGGTCATTTCCCTGGCAGAAAACGTCACGGGCAAAGTGGGTACCACCACAGGCCTTGGAGCCCCGGTGGATGGGCTGCTGACCAAGGTCGGTGGCACCGTGAGCGGTCTTGGCACCAAGGTGTCTACAACCGGCGACAAAAATCCGGTGACCTCGCTGGTAGGTGGCGTGCTGGTGGGCGTGGGCGGTGCGGTCGACAAGGCGGGCGGCCTGCTGAATCCGGCTGCAAACACGGGCACCGGCTCGGGTCTGGGTGGTGGTCTTGGCGGCCTGCTGGGTGTGGGTGCAAGCACGGGTAATGGTTCAGGTGCCGGTGCAGGCATTGGTGGCGGTCTTGGCGGCCTGTTGGGTGCAGGTGCAAGCACAGGTGGCGGTACAAGTGCCGGTTTGGGTCTTGGCGGTCTGTTGGGAGTGGGCGCAAGCACGGGTGGCAGTACCGGCGCAGGCGCAGGTCTGAGCGGCGCTCTCGGCGGCTTGTTGGGTGCAGGCACCGGCACAGGTAGTAACACGGGCGCCAATACAGGTCTGGGTGGTGCTCTTGGGGGAGTGCTGGGTGGGCTGGGCAATCTGGGCAAGAAAAACTGA
- the pbpC gene encoding peptidoglycan glycosyltransferase PbpC (penicillin-binding protein 1C) produces MGARIKKIVGWTLAGLLLACALLWLADRIWPLPLPRDDLARVVLAEDGTPLWRFADANGVWRYPVQTGEVSPLYLDALLTYEDRWFFQHPGINPLALGRAAWQNLTGGRVLSGGSTLSMQVARLLDPHERTLPGKLRQLWRTAQLEWHLSKDQILALYLNRAPFGGTLQGVAAASWAYLGKSPLQLTHSEAALLAVLPQAPSRLRPDRHPGRAQVARDKVLRRLAEYRVWPQSAVDEAQEEPLLLAPRLEPSLAPLLARRLNRPDSPPLIRTLIDASLQRRLEDLLLGWRARLPDHTSAAIVVVETESMAVRAYLGSVDINDARRFGHVDMITAMRSPGSTLKPFLYGMAMDAGLIHSESLLQDVPRRYGDYRPGNFSTGFSGPVSASAALVTSLNLPAVQLLEAYGPKRFAADMRNGGVPLSLPALAQPNLALILGGAGTRLEDLVSGYSALAREGRSANLRLQPSDELHDRPMLSPGAAWIIRRILSGQARPDRDPHADLVQRPQLAWKTGTSYGFRDALAIGVGPRYLIGVWIGRPDGTPVPGQFGLASAAPLMLQVHDVLSNRDSQRGIVAPVQAVPDSVGVAAICWPLGQPMNKSDPNCRRQRFAWTLDHITPPTLLAADQPLGVGLKETIRVNSRGLRVGAQCPDAQVREVALWPAPLEPWLPRVERREVRLPDASRQCPPPPLSAVTPLSISGVREGDRLRRPAASQSVLRLALTTLGGEGRRWWFINGAPLGDSLPLEVFSTTLEHVGRYELSVLDESGQTARVEFSVVE; encoded by the coding sequence GTGGGGGCAAGGATCAAAAAAATAGTCGGCTGGACGCTCGCCGGTCTGCTGCTGGCGTGCGCATTGCTGTGGTTGGCCGACAGGATCTGGCCGTTGCCCTTGCCCCGGGATGATCTGGCCCGTGTGGTATTGGCCGAAGACGGCACGCCCCTGTGGCGGTTTGCCGATGCCAATGGCGTGTGGCGCTATCCGGTGCAAACCGGTGAAGTATCGCCGTTGTACCTGGACGCTTTGCTGACCTACGAAGACCGCTGGTTTTTTCAGCACCCCGGGATCAATCCCTTGGCGTTGGGCCGTGCGGCCTGGCAAAACCTGACGGGCGGACGGGTGTTGTCAGGCGGCAGCACGTTGTCGATGCAGGTGGCGCGTTTGCTCGATCCCCATGAGCGCACGCTGCCCGGCAAGCTGCGCCAGTTGTGGCGTACGGCGCAGCTGGAATGGCACTTGTCCAAGGACCAGATTCTTGCGCTGTACCTCAACCGGGCTCCGTTCGGCGGCACGTTACAGGGGGTCGCGGCGGCCAGTTGGGCTTATCTGGGCAAGTCTCCGCTCCAGCTCACCCATTCCGAGGCGGCGCTGCTCGCCGTGTTGCCCCAGGCGCCGAGCCGCTTGCGTCCCGACCGTCATCCGGGGCGGGCACAAGTGGCGCGGGACAAGGTGTTGCGCCGCTTGGCCGAATACCGGGTGTGGCCGCAATCGGCGGTTGACGAGGCGCAGGAAGAACCGCTGTTACTGGCGCCGCGCCTGGAACCGAGCCTGGCGCCGTTGTTGGCACGACGGCTCAACCGCCCGGACAGCCCGCCGCTGATCCGTACCCTGATCGACGCCAGCCTGCAGCGCCGTCTCGAAGACTTGCTGCTGGGCTGGCGCGCCCGTTTACCCGATCACACCTCGGCCGCCATCGTGGTGGTCGAGACCGAGAGCATGGCGGTACGCGCCTATCTGGGGTCGGTGGATATCAACGATGCGCGCCGTTTTGGCCATGTCGACATGATCACCGCCATGCGCTCGCCGGGCTCCACCCTCAAGCCGTTTTTGTATGGCATGGCAATGGATGCGGGGCTGATCCACTCCGAGTCGTTGCTGCAGGATGTGCCCCGGCGCTATGGCGACTATCGACCGGGTAATTTCTCCACGGGGTTTAGCGGGCCGGTATCGGCCAGTGCGGCGCTGGTGACGTCCCTTAACTTGCCCGCCGTGCAGTTGCTGGAGGCTTATGGCCCCAAGCGTTTTGCCGCCGATATGCGCAATGGCGGCGTGCCGTTGAGCCTGCCGGCACTCGCGCAACCCAATCTGGCGCTGATTCTGGGCGGCGCCGGCACTCGCCTGGAGGATCTGGTCAGCGGCTACAGCGCACTGGCGCGAGAAGGGCGCAGCGCCAATTTACGTCTGCAGCCGAGTGACGAATTACACGATCGCCCCATGCTGTCCCCAGGAGCGGCGTGGATTATCCGGCGCATTCTCAGCGGTCAGGCGCGCCCGGATCGTGACCCCCATGCCGATCTGGTGCAGCGCCCGCAATTGGCCTGGAAGACCGGTACCAGCTATGGCTTTCGCGATGCGCTGGCGATCGGCGTTGGACCGCGTTATCTGATCGGTGTGTGGATCGGTCGCCCGGATGGCACGCCCGTGCCGGGGCAGTTTGGCCTGGCGTCGGCGGCCCCTTTGATGCTGCAAGTCCACGATGTGCTGAGTAACCGCGACAGCCAGCGCGGCATTGTGGCGCCGGTGCAGGCCGTACCTGACAGCGTCGGGGTGGCTGCGATCTGCTGGCCATTGGGCCAACCCATGAACAAGAGTGACCCCAATTGCCGTCGTCAACGCTTTGCCTGGACGTTGGATCACATCACTCCCCCGACCTTGCTTGCGGCGGACCAGCCGTTGGGGGTGGGGCTCAAGGAAACCATCCGGGTCAACTCCCGGGGCCTGCGCGTGGGGGCGCAATGCCCGGATGCGCAAGTGCGTGAGGTGGCGTTGTGGCCTGCTCCGCTTGAACCGTGGCTACCCCGTGTTGAACGGCGTGAGGTGCGACTGCCAGACGCCTCACGCCAATGCCCGCCACCGCCCTTGAGTGCAGTGACACCGCTGTCGATTTCGGGCGTGCGCGAAGGCGACCGCCTGCGCCGCCCGGCTGCGAGCCAGTCGGTGTTGCGGCTGGCATTGACGACCCTGGGCGGAGAGGGGCGGCGGTGGTGGTTTATCAACGGCGCCCCTTTGGGGGACAGCCTGCCACTGGAGGTATTCAGCACCACCCTGGAACACGTGGGGCGTTATGAGCTCAGCGTGCTTGACGAAAGCGGGCAAACCGCCCGTGTCGAGTTCAGTGTGGTGGAGTGA